GGTGTTGGAAACGAGTTGGGTTTGTAGAGTTTCCAGTTATAGATACATCTACGCCTTCTCTATGCATTATAGCAACACCTTCACGAACATCGTCTGCACCATAACATTTTACTTTTGCTCTTTCACCTTTTGAGTATGAAGTCTCTTTTACAACTTTTACTTCTCCTGAATCATAGTCAAACTCTGTTCTCACATAAGTAAATCCATTGATTCTAGAAATGATAAGAGCAGCATCTTTTCCAAGACCATTTAATATAACTCTAAGTGGTTCTTGTCTAACTTTATTAGCTGATCTAGCTATACCAATAGCACCTTCAGCTGCTGCAAATGATTCATGTCCTGCTAAGAACGCAAAACACTTTGTTTCTTCTCTAAGAAGCATAGCTGCTAAATTACCATGACCAATTCCTACATCTCTTTGATCTGCTACCGAACCTGGAATACAAAATGCTTGTAAGCCTTCCCCGACAACGCTTGCAGCCTCTGCCGCTTTTGTAATTCCTCTTTTTATTGCAATTGCAGCACCCATAGTGTATGCCCAACATGCATTTTCAAAACAAATTGGTTGTACTGATTTTACTATCTCATGTACATCTATACCTTTATCATCACAAATTTTCTTTGCCTCTTCTAATGAAGCAATCCCATTTGCCTTTAATACTTCATTTATTTTATCTATTCTTCTTTCGTAACTTTCAAATAATGCCATTATATTGCCTCCTCTCTTAGATTATTTATGACGTGGATCAATTACTCTTACTGCATCGTCGAAACGACCGTATTGACCAGTTGCTTTTTCCATTGCTGCAGCTGCTTCTTCACCCTTAGCGATCATTTCCATCATCTTTCCAAGGTGAACGAATTTGTATCCAATAATTTCGTCATTTTCATCTAATGCAACGTTTGTTACATAACCTTCTGCCATTTCTAGGTAACGTGGTCCCTTTTCTAGAGTTCCATACATTGTACCTACTTGTGAACGAAGTCCTTTACCTAAATCTTCAAGACCTGCTCCTACTGGCAATCCGCCTTCTGAGAAAGCTGTTTGTGTACGTCCATAAACGATTTGAAGGAATAATTCTCTCATCGCTGTATTGATCGCATCACATACTAAATCTGTATTAAGCGCTTCTAAAATAGTCTTACCTGGTAAGATTTCTGAAGCCATTGCTGCCGAGTGAGTCATACCAGAACATCCGATAGTCTCCACTAAAGCTTCTTGAATGATTCCATCTTTTACATTCAATGTCAATTTACAGGCTCCTTGCTGTGGTGCACACCAGCCTACCCCGTGTGTTAAACCTGAAATATCTGTTACTTCCTTTGCTCTTACCCATTTACCTTCTTCTGGGATTGGCGCTGATGGATGGTTAGCACCTTTCGCAACAGGACACATGTTTTGTACTTCTGTTGAATAAATCATCACAATACCCCTTTCTATAACATACTGCTTAACCTCTTATCGTCAACTAAATTTTGTATATCTGTCCAATAGCCTTGTTAACGACTCGTAGTGAATTTTTCACTGACTTTTTTATTGTACCACACTTTATCTAGCTTGCCTACGGTGTTTTTAGAAGTAAAGGGTTTCCCTGTGAACAAAAAAACAAGTGTGCAAATACCCCAGTATTTACACACTTTGACCGACAAATATCTAATAATTTTCTAAAAAACTATGGTGTTTCCCATCCTTTTTATATCCTAGTATAGCCCCTAGCTCTACATTCATAGCTGACTTAAATATATTTTGCTCAACTGTAGGATTATCTTCCTTAAGTTTTTTTATCAGATCCTTTACCTCATATCGCTTACCAGATATTTTCTTAGCCGCAACCATACAAGCACAATTTAGCGGTGTTATCCCACAATAATCTGCCCACTTTATAATGTCATCTTCTCTAATATATATCATGGGTCTTATGAGCTCCATATTTTCAAAATTTTGAGCTTTTATCTTCGGCATCATCGTTTTAAAACAACCTGCATACAACACATTTAATAAATTAGTTTCTATTACGTCATCAAAGTGGTGGCCAAGAGCAAGTTTGTTACATCCAAGCTCTTGAGCTTTAGCATAGAGGTTACCTCTTCTCATACGTGCACACATATAGCACGGCATATCTCCTGCAATTTCACCAACAACATTAAACAATTTAGACTCGTATATATGAGCATGGAGATTTAAAATATCACAGTTCTCCTCATGCAATTCTCTTATATCTGGGTGATACCCCGGATCCATAGTCAAAAGTACTATTTCAAAATCAACTAACTTATGCTTTACTAATTCCTGAAATAGTTTACCCATAACCAAACTATCTTTACCACCTGAAATTGCAACTGCAACCTTATCTCCCGGCTCTATTAGATTAAATTCTTTTATCCCCTTTATAAATTTCGACCATAATTGTCTTCTAAATTTTTTTGTCAAACTCTTTTCAATTTCTCTTAGTGGACGTCTTTCAGATGTTGGTACAAAAATAGGGCATCCATTACTCGCAATAGTCTTCTCTGACATATCTTCACTCCTTAAAAAATTCACCGCTACACGTTTTCAATGTTTCTATTTTATATAATTCCTGTAAATATGTAAAGAACTTATTGCACTACAAAAACAATTGTGAAAACTCCCGGCGCCCAAAGGCGTGATAGTTTCGCACTGCGCTGAAAAAACTACATAAAAATAGACTGCATATTTTTCCTTCTAAAAAAGTTAAATACGCAGTCTATATATCTTTTTTTATTCCCAATATATCAATTGCTTATTTATGCATTCTTCAAAGCAGTCAACATATCTTTGTTTAGTTAAACACGCTCACATAATTATAAAATACGGAACTCTCACTTCCATGTCAAATTTAGTATTTAACTTGGAAACGATTTGTTCTCTTGTAAGCACAATTTCCTGAAAATGCCATATACAAGAAAATACCTTGCATAAGAAATGGCACGAAGAATGACAATATTATTATCACTCCAGGAATTTCAAAACTGTCCATGAATTGATACATAAATATAATAGATGCTATAACATTTACAAATGGTACTATATATATAAGTAACCACCAAGCACTCTTATCTATAACATGGAACATAATAATAAATTGTAAAAACGGAATAAATGCAATCCAAGCGTTATCAAGCCCAGCTTTTTCAGCAATTTTATAGTACGTCAATGCATTGATCACATAAAACACAATCATGAAAAACATGAAAAAACCTGAAGCAAATAATCCACCCATCAATTCTGCTGTATTCGAAGTCATTATTTCACCTCCTTTAAGTTTATTTACTAACAATTATAACTTATTTTTTTGAATATAATACATGTTTTACTAAATTTTAATAAATTTTTATGGTTTTGTTTCGAGAAAACGCTCTCATGTACTTAACACATCGCTGAGAATAAGTTTAAAACAATACAAGTCATGATTTATACATCTTTCATAGTAAGCGCAATTCTCTTTTTCTTTATATCCAATTCTATTATCTTTACATCGACAACATCGCCTACAGAAACTATATCCAATGGATGTTTCACATACTTGTTTGCTAG
This sequence is a window from Tissierellales bacterium. Protein-coding genes within it:
- a CDS encoding GGGtGRT protein; the encoded protein is MALFESYERRIDKINEVLKANGIASLEEAKKICDDKGIDVHEIVKSVQPICFENACWAYTMGAAIAIKRGITKAAEAASVVGEGLQAFCIPGSVADQRDVGIGHGNLAAMLLREETKCFAFLAGHESFAAAEGAIGIARSANKVRQEPLRVILNGLGKDAALIISRINGFTYVRTEFDYDSGEVKVVKETSYSKGERAKVKCYGADDVREGVAIMHREGVDVSITGNSTNPTRFQHPVAGTYKKECLEQGKKYFSVASGGGTGRTLHPDNMAAGPASYGMTDTMGRMHSDAQFAGSSSVPAHVEMMGFLGMGNNPMVGATVAVAVAIEEAK
- a CDS encoding tRNA 2-thiocytidine biosynthesis protein TtcA; amino-acid sequence: MSEKTIASNGCPIFVPTSERRPLREIEKSLTKKFRRQLWSKFIKGIKEFNLIEPGDKVAVAISGGKDSLVMGKLFQELVKHKLVDFEIVLLTMDPGYHPDIRELHEENCDILNLHAHIYESKLFNVVGEIAGDMPCYMCARMRRGNLYAKAQELGCNKLALGHHFDDVIETNLLNVLYAGCFKTMMPKIKAQNFENMELIRPMIYIREDDIIKWADYCGITPLNCACMVAAKKISGKRYEVKDLIKKLKEDNPTVEQNIFKSAMNVELGAILGYKKDGKHHSFLENY
- a CDS encoding DUF5684 domain-containing protein — translated: MTSNTAELMGGLFASGFFMFFMIVFYVINALTYYKIAEKAGLDNAWIAFIPFLQFIIMFHVIDKSAWWLLIYIVPFVNVIASIIFMYQFMDSFEIPGVIIILSFFVPFLMQGIFLYMAFSGNCAYKRTNRFQVKY